The following nucleotide sequence is from Streptomyces pactum.
CCTGGCCGCCGCGGTCACCGGCGGCATCGGGCTCGCCGCCAGCGGCAACATCAACCCGGCCGGGACCTTCCCGTCCATGTTCGAGCCGGTCCACGGGTCCGCGCCGGATATCGCCGGTACCGGGAAGGCCGACCCGACCGCGACCGTGCTCTCCGTCGCCCTGCTGCTGCGCCACCTGGGGTACCGGGCGGAGGCCGAGCGGGTCGAGGAGGCGGTCGCCGCCGACCTGGCCGGGCGCGACGCGTCCGCCCCGCGCACCACCGACCGCACCGGCGACGAGCTCGCCGCCCGGGTGGCCGGCTGACGGCCCGCCGGCACCCCGGACACCGCCCCGCCGCCGGAAATCCGCCCGCTCGCACCACCGGCGGAGATTCCGCCCGGTCCGGGGGGTTCCCGCCGGACCCCGACGAGCGATAATCGAACGCGGGGCCGCACCATCAGGGAAGCTCGCACGCCCCGGGACCGTTGCCCGGGGCGATCGCCGCGCGGTCCGCCACAACACACGGTGAAGGACACGTAACCCATGACGACGACCCCGATCGCGCTCAAGCCCTCCTCGCACCCGCTCGCCGACGCGGAGCGGGAGCAGATCCTGGCGAACCCCGGCTTCGGCCGCCACTTCACCGACCACATGGTGACGATCAGGTGGACCAAGGGCCTGGGCTGGCACGACGCCGAGCTCGTCCCGTACGCGCCGCTGTCCATCGACCCGGCGAACATGACCCTCCACTACGCCCAGACGATCTTCGAGGGGCTCAAGGCCTACCGGCAGCCGGACGGCGGCGTCGCCACCTTCCGCCCGGAGGAGAACGCCAAGCGCTTCCAGGCCTCCGCCCGCCGGATGGGCATGCCCGAGCTTCCGGTGGAGACCTTCCTGGCCGCCTGCGACGCCCTGGTCACCCAGGACCGGGCGTGGGTGCCGGGCAGCGGGGAAGCCTCCCTCTACCTGCGGCCCTTCATGTTCGCCACCGAGGTCGGGCTCGGTGTGCGGCCGGCGAACGAGTTCCTCTTCGTGATCATCGCCTCGCCCGCCGGCGCCTACTTCCCCGGCGGCGTGCAGCCGGTCTCGGTCTGGCTCTCCGAGGAGTACGTGCGCGCCGCGCCCGGTGGCACCGGCGCCGCCAAGACCGGCGGCAACTACGCCGCCTCGCTGGTCGCCCAGGCGCAGGCCGCCGAGCAGGGCTGCGACCAGGTGGTCTGGCTGGACGCCGTG
It contains:
- a CDS encoding branched-chain amino acid aminotransferase encodes the protein MTTTPIALKPSSHPLADAEREQILANPGFGRHFTDHMVTIRWTKGLGWHDAELVPYAPLSIDPANMTLHYAQTIFEGLKAYRQPDGGVATFRPEENAKRFQASARRMGMPELPVETFLAACDALVTQDRAWVPGSGEASLYLRPFMFATEVGLGVRPANEFLFVIIASPAGAYFPGGVQPVSVWLSEEYVRAAPGGTGAAKTGGNYAASLVAQAQAAEQGCDQVVWLDAVERRWIEEMGGMNLYFVFGNRIVTPELSGSLLPGITRASLLQLAADLGYEVAEGRISVEDWKNGNADGSLTEVFACGTAAVITPVGSVKSARAEWTVGDGRPGEVTMKLRQALLDVQTGAAPDTHGWMHRLG